The following proteins are encoded in a genomic region of Protaetiibacter sp. SSC-01:
- the cysS gene encoding cysteine--tRNA ligase, with the protein MTIRLYDSRTQGLRDFEPLEPGKVGMYVCGPTVQSSPHVGHLRSALAYDLWRRWFAYRGYDVTFVRNVTDIDDKVLANASEHEPWWAVAYRVELEFAAGYRAIGILPPTYEPRATASIPQMQELIDTLIDRGHAYVADDGTGDVYFDVRTWPEYGALTRQRLDDMADSPDAPTRGKRDPRDFALWKGSKPEEPADASWNSPWGAGRPGWHVECSAMSKRYLGAEFDIHGGGLDLRFPHHENELAQSSAAGDGFARYWVHNGIVMVEGQKMSKSLGNSIYAAEFLALAPHVVVRYYLASAHYRSTIDYHPGALEEAEAALDRIRGFLERAERALESAQVAGPGDGRVPDAFADAMDDDLGVPQAIGVLHETVRAGNVALDAGDFEQVAVARERVKAMAGVLGVDPTSPEWAAPASGAAEAALGALVEKLLADRAAARAAKDFAQADRIREELATAGIAIDDTPDGARWSLA; encoded by the coding sequence GTGACGATCCGCCTCTACGACAGCCGCACCCAGGGGCTCCGCGACTTCGAGCCGCTCGAGCCCGGCAAGGTCGGCATGTACGTGTGCGGACCCACCGTGCAGTCCTCGCCCCACGTGGGGCACCTTCGCTCGGCCCTCGCCTACGACCTGTGGCGCCGCTGGTTCGCGTACCGCGGCTACGACGTCACCTTCGTGCGCAACGTCACCGACATCGACGACAAGGTGCTCGCGAACGCCTCCGAGCACGAGCCGTGGTGGGCCGTCGCCTACCGCGTCGAGCTCGAGTTCGCCGCGGGCTACCGGGCCATCGGCATCCTGCCCCCCACGTACGAGCCGCGCGCGACCGCGAGCATCCCGCAGATGCAGGAGCTCATCGACACGCTCATCGATCGCGGTCACGCCTACGTCGCCGACGACGGCACGGGCGACGTCTACTTCGACGTGCGCACGTGGCCCGAGTACGGCGCGCTCACGCGGCAGAGGCTCGACGACATGGCCGACTCGCCGGATGCGCCCACGCGCGGCAAGCGCGACCCGCGCGACTTCGCGCTCTGGAAGGGCTCGAAGCCCGAGGAGCCCGCCGACGCATCCTGGAACTCGCCGTGGGGAGCTGGCCGACCCGGCTGGCACGTCGAGTGCTCGGCGATGTCGAAGCGCTACCTCGGCGCGGAGTTCGACATCCACGGCGGCGGCCTCGACCTACGCTTCCCGCACCACGAGAACGAGCTCGCCCAGTCGAGCGCCGCGGGCGACGGCTTCGCGCGCTACTGGGTGCACAACGGCATCGTCATGGTCGAGGGCCAGAAGATGTCGAAGTCGCTCGGCAACTCCATCTACGCGGCCGAGTTCCTCGCGCTCGCCCCGCATGTCGTCGTGCGCTACTACCTCGCGAGCGCCCACTACCGCTCGACGATCGACTACCACCCCGGCGCCCTCGAGGAGGCCGAGGCGGCTCTCGACCGCATCCGCGGCTTCCTCGAGCGGGCCGAGCGCGCGCTCGAGTCCGCCCAGGTCGCGGGCCCCGGCGACGGCCGCGTGCCCGACGCCTTCGCGGATGCGATGGACGACGACCTCGGGGTGCCTCAGGCGATCGGCGTGCTGCACGAGACCGTGCGCGCCGGCAACGTCGCCCTCGACGCGGGCGACTTCGAGCAGGTCGCCGTCGCGCGCGAGCGCGTGAAGGCGATGGCGGGCGTGCTGGGGGTCGACCCGACCTCGCCCGAGTGGGCCGCGCCCGCATCCGGAGCCGCCGAGGCCGCGCTCGGGGCGCTCGTCGAGAAGCTGCTCGCCGACCGGGCCGCAGCCCGAGCCGCGAAGGACTTCGCGCAGGCCGACCGCATCCGCGAGGAGCTCGCCACGGCGGGCATCGCGATCGACGACACCCCCGACGGGGCGCGCTGGAGCCTCGCATGA
- a CDS encoding alpha/beta fold hydrolase: MTTAAPTDVASAYRDAEARLLAEYGLARADDRMVEMPDARTRLHVIELAGDDRLPVVLLHGMAAVTAAAIPLIPAFGGRRVIAPDWPGHGLSDAAELPPDGLRDVPLPLLDAVLADAGVERAHLVGHSMGAQFALYYALARPERVASLTILGAPGVALPGTHAPFSMRLMAFPGLAQLFTAPVSRERYEANSAMTLGTGTVAGWPRELVDVGWYASLRPEFRETAPRYYRALGRRELTLTSEELASVDLPVHALWGDDDVFLKPPAGRAGLASVADLTFTAVPGGHAPWLNSPGPSEQAVRAFLDARP; this comes from the coding sequence GTGACCACCGCCGCCCCGACCGACGTCGCATCCGCCTACCGTGACGCCGAGGCGCGCCTGCTCGCCGAGTACGGTCTCGCGCGCGCCGACGACCGCATGGTCGAAATGCCGGATGCCCGCACGCGCCTGCACGTGATCGAGCTCGCGGGCGACGACCGCCTGCCCGTCGTGCTGCTGCACGGCATGGCCGCCGTGACCGCGGCCGCGATCCCGCTCATCCCCGCGTTCGGCGGGCGCCGCGTCATCGCGCCCGACTGGCCGGGCCACGGGCTCTCGGATGCCGCCGAGCTCCCCCCGGACGGCTTGCGCGACGTGCCCCTCCCCCTGCTCGACGCCGTGCTCGCGGATGCCGGGGTCGAGCGGGCGCACCTCGTGGGCCACTCGATGGGCGCCCAGTTCGCGCTGTACTACGCGCTCGCCCGCCCGGAGCGGGTCGCGAGCCTCACGATCCTCGGGGCGCCGGGCGTCGCGCTGCCCGGCACGCACGCGCCGTTCTCGATGCGGCTCATGGCGTTCCCGGGCCTCGCACAGCTGTTCACGGCGCCCGTGAGCCGCGAGCGCTACGAGGCCAACAGCGCCATGACGCTCGGCACGGGGACCGTCGCCGGCTGGCCGCGCGAGCTCGTCGACGTCGGCTGGTACGCGTCGCTGCGTCCCGAGTTCCGGGAGACCGCGCCGCGCTACTACCGAGCCCTCGGGCGGCGCGAGCTGACCCTCACGAGCGAGGAGCTCGCATCCGTCGACCTGCCCGTGCACGCGCTGTGGGGCGACGACGACGTGTTCCTCAAGCCGCCCGCGGGGCGTGCGGGGCTCGCATCCGTCGCCGACCTCACCTTCACCGCGGTGCCAGGCGGCCACGCGCCGTGGCTCAACAGCCCGGGCCCGTCGGAGCAGGCGGTGCGGGCGTTCCTCGACGCGCGGCCGTAG
- the ispD gene encoding 2-C-methyl-D-erythritol 4-phosphate cytidylyltransferase — protein sequence MSLAPDAARLAIIVVAAGSGTRLGEDVPKAFVELGGRTILEHALHGVFGATHPAQVIVVAPASLVSRARTLGERVAGAASGYLTVVAGGDSRQASVAAGLAALQPSVGAVLVHDAARALAPSALIDRVATAVLAGGARGVVPALPVVDTVKRVEGERVLETVDRSDLVHVQTPQGFPRAELVAAYAAAHDEHTDDAALYAGAGHEVVTVPGEPRAFKITTPWDLRRAELLLSAGTRIRTGVGIDVHGYDENQPMWLGGVYFPDEPGLAGHSDGDAVIHAMCDALLSAAGLGDIGSRFGTSAEEYAGAASEVFLRETLALVRGAGYRVGNVAVQVIAQRPRIAARRMELERHLGELVDAPVSVAATTSDGLGFTGRGDGLMAVATALVTR from the coding sequence ATGAGCCTCGCCCCGGATGCCGCGCGCCTCGCGATCATCGTCGTCGCCGCCGGGAGCGGCACGCGCCTCGGCGAGGACGTCCCCAAGGCGTTCGTCGAGCTCGGCGGTCGCACAATCCTCGAGCACGCCCTCCACGGCGTCTTCGGCGCCACGCATCCCGCCCAGGTGATCGTCGTCGCGCCCGCGTCGCTCGTGTCGCGCGCTCGAACGCTGGGGGAGCGCGTCGCGGGGGCGGCATCCGGTTATCTCACGGTCGTCGCCGGCGGTGACAGCCGCCAGGCCTCGGTCGCAGCGGGGCTCGCCGCGCTGCAGCCGAGCGTCGGGGCCGTGCTCGTGCACGACGCCGCACGCGCGCTCGCGCCGAGCGCCCTCATCGACCGCGTCGCAACGGCCGTGCTCGCCGGCGGAGCGAGGGGTGTCGTGCCCGCACTGCCCGTCGTCGACACCGTCAAGCGGGTCGAGGGCGAGCGCGTGCTCGAGACCGTCGACCGCAGCGACCTCGTGCACGTGCAGACGCCGCAGGGGTTCCCGCGCGCCGAGCTCGTCGCCGCCTACGCCGCCGCGCACGACGAGCACACCGACGACGCGGCGCTCTACGCCGGGGCCGGCCACGAGGTCGTCACTGTGCCCGGCGAGCCGCGCGCGTTCAAGATCACGACCCCGTGGGACCTGCGCCGGGCCGAGCTGCTGCTGTCGGCCGGCACGCGCATCCGCACGGGCGTCGGCATCGACGTGCACGGCTACGACGAGAACCAGCCCATGTGGCTCGGCGGCGTCTACTTCCCCGACGAGCCGGGCCTCGCGGGCCACTCCGACGGCGACGCCGTCATCCATGCGATGTGCGACGCACTGCTCTCGGCCGCCGGGCTCGGCGACATCGGGTCGCGCTTCGGCACCTCCGCCGAGGAGTACGCGGGCGCGGCGAGCGAGGTCTTCCTGCGCGAGACGCTCGCGCTCGTGCGCGGCGCCGGCTACCGCGTCGGCAACGTCGCCGTGCAGGTCATCGCCCAGCGGCCCCGGATCGCCGCCCGCCGCATGGAGCTCGAGCGTCACCTCGGCGAGCTCGTCGACGCGCCCGTGAGCGTCGCGGCCACGACATCCGACGGCCTCGGTTTCACGGGACGCGGCGACGGCCTCATGGCGGTCGCGACCGCGCTCGTCACGCGCTGA
- a CDS encoding CarD family transcriptional regulator gives MLFEVGETVVYPHHGAATIIEVKDRVIKGETKKYLKLNVTQGDLVIEVPAENVDLVGVRDVIGKEGLDKVFEVLRAPFTEEPTNWSRRYKANLEKLASGDVIKVSEVVRDLWRRDQDRGLSAGEKRMLAKARQILISELALAEKTDEEKASSVLDEVLAS, from the coding sequence ATGCTCTTCGAGGTCGGCGAAACCGTCGTTTACCCCCATCACGGTGCGGCAACCATCATCGAGGTGAAGGACAGGGTCATCAAGGGTGAGACCAAGAAGTACCTGAAGCTCAACGTCACCCAGGGCGACCTGGTCATCGAGGTCCCCGCTGAGAACGTCGACCTCGTCGGCGTCCGCGACGTCATCGGCAAGGAGGGCCTCGACAAGGTCTTCGAGGTGCTGCGCGCCCCCTTCACCGAGGAGCCCACGAACTGGAGCCGCCGCTACAAGGCGAACCTCGAGAAGCTCGCCTCGGGCGATGTCATCAAGGTCTCCGAGGTCGTCCGCGACCTGTGGCGTCGCGACCAGGACCGCGGCCTCTCGGCCGGCGAGAAGCGCATGCTCGCGAAGGCACGTCAGATCCTCATCTCCGAGCTCGCGCTCGCCGAGAAGACCGACGAGGAGAAGGCGTCGAGCGTGCTCGACGAGGTTCTCGCGTCCTGA
- the phoU gene encoding phosphate signaling complex protein PhoU gives MREVFQQELREVQDRLVEIAELVADSIDKATRSFNESDVALAEEVIEDDRRIDVLAAELDELAITILARQQPVARDLRIVVSALRVSASLERMGDMAEHIAQLARYRFPEKVVPKGLGKTFREMGELDVQIARDLVELLRSQEPALAEHIRDEDDKVDALHLKVFDKVLGEKWKGETADTVDATLASRYLERFADHAVSIAKKVQYLATGDWG, from the coding sequence ATGCGCGAGGTGTTCCAGCAGGAGCTGCGCGAGGTGCAGGACCGACTCGTCGAGATCGCCGAGCTCGTCGCCGACTCGATCGACAAGGCCACGCGCTCGTTCAACGAGTCGGATGTCGCGCTCGCCGAGGAGGTCATCGAGGACGACCGCCGCATCGACGTGCTCGCCGCGGAGCTCGACGAGCTCGCCATCACGATCCTCGCCCGCCAGCAGCCGGTCGCCCGCGACCTCCGCATCGTCGTGAGCGCCCTGCGCGTCTCGGCGTCGCTCGAGCGGATGGGCGACATGGCCGAGCACATCGCCCAGCTCGCGCGCTACCGCTTCCCCGAGAAGGTCGTGCCGAAGGGGCTCGGCAAGACCTTCCGCGAGATGGGCGAGCTCGACGTGCAGATCGCGCGCGACCTCGTCGAGCTGCTGCGCTCCCAGGAGCCCGCGCTCGCCGAGCACATCCGCGACGAGGACGACAAGGTCGACGCGCTGCACCTCAAGGTGTTCGACAAGGTGCTCGGCGAGAAGTGGAAGGGCGAGACGGCCGACACGGTCGACGCGACCCTCGCATCCCGCTACCTCGAGCGCTTCGCCGACCACGCGGTGTCGATCGCGAAGAAGGTGCAGTACCTCGCGACGGGCGACTGGGGCTGA
- a CDS encoding response regulator transcription factor, producing the protein MTRILIVEDEPSLAEPLAFLLGREGYDTAIAADGRAALAEFDRHGADLVLLDLMLPGMPGTEVCRELRARSSVPIIMLTAKDSEVDIVVGLELGADDYVTKPYSSRELLARIRAVLRRHVEETDAAPEPVLEAGPVRMDVDRHTVTVDGRDVAMPLKEFELLEFLMRNAGRVLTRGQLIDRVWGADYFGDTKTLDVHIKRIRSKIEPDPSEPRLLVTVRGLGYRLEG; encoded by the coding sequence GTGACCCGCATCCTCATCGTCGAAGACGAGCCGTCGCTCGCCGAGCCGCTCGCGTTCCTGCTCGGCCGCGAGGGCTACGACACCGCGATCGCGGCCGACGGACGTGCGGCGCTCGCCGAGTTCGACCGCCACGGCGCCGACCTCGTGCTGCTCGACCTCATGCTGCCCGGGATGCCGGGCACCGAGGTGTGCCGCGAGCTGCGCGCACGATCGAGCGTGCCCATCATCATGCTCACGGCGAAGGACTCGGAGGTCGACATCGTCGTGGGCCTCGAGCTCGGCGCCGACGACTACGTCACGAAGCCGTACTCGAGCCGCGAGCTGCTCGCCCGCATCCGCGCCGTGCTGCGTCGACATGTGGAGGAGACGGATGCCGCCCCCGAGCCCGTGCTCGAGGCCGGCCCCGTGCGCATGGACGTCGACCGCCACACCGTGACCGTGGACGGACGCGACGTGGCCATGCCGCTCAAGGAATTCGAGCTGCTGGAGTTCCTCATGCGGAACGCGGGGCGCGTGCTCACACGCGGTCAGCTCATCGACCGCGTGTGGGGAGCCGACTACTTCGGCGACACGAAGACGCTCGACGTGCACATCAAGCGCATCCGCTCGAAGATCGAGCCCGATCCGAGCGAGCCGCGGCTGCTCGTGACCGTGCGCGGCCTCGGCTACCGCCTCGAGGGCTGA
- a CDS encoding cell wall metabolism sensor histidine kinase WalK — MDAAWLVPAALGFGLAVGIGGTAAVVAAHARGQRAAAVVTPSVPDGVEDVIDALDSAGIVLDSSNNVLTFSAAALSLGLVWNHALMHPELVELVDRVRSEGTAEGAELELPRGPFGEATVHLLVRAAPLGSRFVLLLADDRTEAHRLEDVRRDFVANISHELKTPIGAVGLLAEALESAADEPDEVRRFAGRLTIEAARLRSLTNEIIELSRLQAADALENAGPVSVDSVVAQAIDASRVAADSHRIAIVAQSDPETIVWGDEAMLVTAVHNLIANAIQYSPDGTRVGLGITRRGGAIEIAVTDQGVGIPEAERERVFERFFRVDSARSRDTGGSGLGLSIVKHIVQNHGGRVRVWSQQGRGSTFTIRLPEADPAAVAAASESASSRPTRGARS; from the coding sequence ATGGACGCCGCCTGGCTCGTGCCCGCCGCCTTGGGCTTCGGGCTCGCCGTCGGCATCGGCGGCACCGCCGCGGTCGTCGCGGCCCACGCCCGCGGGCAGCGCGCCGCGGCGGTCGTGACACCGAGCGTGCCGGACGGCGTGGAGGACGTCATCGACGCTCTCGACTCGGCGGGCATCGTGCTCGACTCCTCCAACAACGTGCTCACGTTCTCGGCGGCGGCGCTCTCCCTCGGCCTCGTGTGGAATCACGCCCTCATGCACCCCGAGCTCGTCGAGCTCGTCGACCGCGTGCGCTCGGAGGGCACCGCGGAGGGGGCGGAGCTCGAGCTGCCCCGCGGCCCGTTCGGCGAGGCCACCGTCCACCTGCTTGTGCGCGCGGCGCCGCTCGGCAGCCGCTTCGTGCTGCTGCTCGCCGACGACCGCACCGAGGCGCATCGCCTCGAAGACGTGCGCCGCGACTTCGTGGCCAACATCTCGCACGAGCTCAAGACCCCCATCGGCGCCGTGGGCCTGCTCGCCGAGGCGCTCGAGTCGGCGGCCGACGAGCCGGATGAGGTGCGCCGGTTCGCGGGACGCCTCACGATCGAGGCCGCGCGCCTCCGCAGCCTCACGAACGAGATCATCGAGCTCAGCCGCCTGCAGGCCGCCGACGCGCTCGAGAACGCGGGGCCCGTGAGCGTCGACTCGGTCGTCGCGCAGGCGATCGACGCGAGCCGGGTCGCCGCCGACTCGCACCGCATCGCGATCGTCGCGCAGAGCGACCCCGAGACGATCGTGTGGGGCGACGAGGCAATGCTCGTCACGGCCGTGCACAACCTCATCGCGAACGCCATCCAGTACTCGCCCGACGGCACGCGCGTCGGCCTCGGCATCACGCGGCGCGGCGGCGCGATCGAGATCGCGGTGACCGATCAGGGCGTCGGCATCCCCGAGGCGGAGCGCGAGCGCGTGTTCGAGCGCTTCTTCCGCGTCGACTCCGCCCGCAGTCGCGACACGGGGGGCTCGGGCCTCGGGCTCTCGATCGTCAAGCACATCGTGCAGAACCACGGCGGCCGGGTACGTGTCTGGTCGCAGCAGGGGCGCGGCTCGACGTTCACCATCCGCCTGCCCGAGGCCGACCCCGCAGCGGTGGCCGCCGCATCCGAATCCGCCTCCTCCCGCCCGACCCGTGGAGCCCGCTCGTGA
- a CDS encoding HtaA domain-containing protein produces the protein MSYAPARARSRAPWIALLLVPLLALASVFTATPASAEAGPSLSAEVTAASQATGLSVRVVGSGIAPEGGYVAIIEKGTEAGVTGRSGYVGFAYWAGIQNGGIESIIDISADKLDRAKLYEVILWQHQTNPNADTIIARTDVAVTSGQWDAVFPPAPEPEPEPAPEPDYGITVDQSTLATDGYVTVNGTFPATYTATNGSTQTMGLYLMNCVEPAGTPGTGSTGRPTGTACLSSAQKWVIQPGVAGVPGSTNAGTVTDGVWTFSLQFTPVAAWSTNACVDATPAGDGGVTCGIFVRPDHNSGSGANATYTYDQFVPLAFPSPAATPAIATSVTSATAASGLTVRVQGTNFGDVTGAYAALIEKGTEANVGRDGGYAAFGYWATPGVFVNGAFDQSLTAAADKLDRTKQYEVIVWQKETMPGADTIYARADVTVSPAQWDAVVGSSTPPQQPEEPGTVTPVTTGSLSWGVKGAWRAYVTGPIASGSIITTGASTFGNAFVFPQTSDAALANGVGTVSYGGTVRFTGHHGELDLRFSDPQVRIDSATSGTLFVTVNGSTVAFANLALGSASRTVGTDGSVRYGNVPATLTAAGAVAFRGFYGAGEALDPVSFTIGAKGAVTGGTVTVASAAVRNPIPATPPATEGLDVSGDVQPGGSVSATASGFQPNESGIQVVIYSTPTVLAQNVTADANGVATWTGKLPQGLTGTHTLTFQGSVARGAVLELDAVRALAALQCTVDDATLVWGFKESFRAYIDGSIANGEWTTVGDDVSYATPDFTWVGGTGSTDGEKALDLAFAGGIRFTGHGGILDTTVENPRIVIDGDSALLIVDIHGTTQTGEAVDQADVEFGELDLADATVTRDGDTLTWTAVPATLTESGSAAFGTYPAGEALDPLTIVATVDSGCGEPLETPEATPSESDKADPASDAGWPVWATVLIALLAAILVLLVVILVRRRKA, from the coding sequence TTGTCGTACGCGCCTGCCCGCGCGCGCTCACGCGCGCCCTGGATCGCCCTGCTGCTCGTCCCGCTGCTCGCTCTCGCGAGCGTCTTCACCGCGACCCCGGCATCCGCCGAGGCGGGCCCCTCGCTCAGCGCGGAGGTGACCGCGGCCTCGCAGGCCACCGGCCTCAGCGTGCGCGTCGTCGGCTCGGGCATCGCGCCCGAGGGCGGCTACGTCGCGATCATCGAGAAGGGCACGGAGGCCGGGGTCACGGGCCGCTCGGGTTACGTCGGTTTCGCCTACTGGGCGGGCATCCAGAATGGCGGCATCGAGTCGATCATCGACATCAGCGCCGACAAGCTCGACCGCGCGAAGCTCTACGAGGTCATCCTCTGGCAGCACCAGACCAACCCGAACGCCGACACGATCATCGCGCGCACCGACGTCGCCGTGACCTCGGGTCAGTGGGATGCCGTCTTCCCGCCCGCCCCGGAGCCGGAGCCCGAGCCCGCCCCCGAGCCCGACTACGGCATCACGGTCGACCAGTCCACCCTCGCGACCGACGGCTACGTGACGGTGAACGGCACCTTCCCGGCCACCTACACCGCGACCAACGGCTCCACGCAGACCATGGGTCTCTACCTCATGAACTGCGTCGAGCCCGCCGGGACCCCCGGCACCGGCTCCACCGGCCGCCCCACGGGCACCGCGTGCCTCAGCTCCGCCCAGAAGTGGGTCATCCAGCCCGGCGTCGCCGGCGTCCCCGGCTCGACCAACGCCGGCACCGTCACCGACGGCGTCTGGACCTTCAGCCTGCAGTTCACCCCCGTCGCCGCCTGGAGCACCAACGCGTGCGTCGACGCGACCCCCGCCGGCGACGGCGGCGTCACGTGCGGCATCTTCGTGCGCCCCGACCACAACTCCGGCTCCGGCGCCAACGCCACCTACACCTACGACCAGTTCGTGCCCCTCGCCTTCCCCAGCCCGGCCGCGACCCCGGCGATCGCCACCTCGGTCACCTCGGCGACGGCCGCGAGCGGACTCACCGTCCGCGTTCAGGGCACGAACTTCGGCGACGTGACGGGCGCCTACGCCGCGCTCATCGAGAAGGGCACCGAGGCGAACGTCGGCCGCGACGGCGGCTACGCGGCCTTCGGCTACTGGGCCACGCCGGGCGTCTTCGTGAACGGCGCGTTCGACCAGAGCCTCACGGCCGCCGCCGACAAGCTCGACCGCACGAAGCAGTACGAGGTCATCGTGTGGCAGAAGGAGACGATGCCCGGCGCCGACACCATCTACGCGCGCGCCGACGTCACCGTCTCACCCGCCCAGTGGGATGCCGTCGTCGGCTCGTCGACGCCGCCGCAGCAGCCCGAGGAGCCCGGCACGGTCACCCCCGTCACCACGGGATCGCTCAGCTGGGGCGTCAAGGGCGCGTGGCGCGCCTACGTGACGGGACCCATCGCATCCGGATCCATCATCACGACCGGGGCGTCGACGTTCGGCAACGCGTTCGTGTTCCCGCAGACCTCGGATGCGGCGCTCGCGAACGGCGTCGGAACGGTCTCGTACGGCGGCACGGTGCGTTTCACCGGCCACCACGGCGAGCTCGACCTGCGCTTCTCGGACCCGCAGGTGCGCATCGACTCGGCCACGAGCGGCACGCTCTTCGTGACAGTCAACGGCTCGACGGTCGCCTTCGCGAACCTCGCGCTCGGCTCGGCGTCGCGCACGGTCGGCACCGACGGCTCGGTGCGCTACGGCAACGTGCCCGCGACTCTCACGGCCGCCGGCGCGGTCGCGTTCCGCGGCTTCTACGGCGCGGGCGAGGCGCTCGACCCGGTGTCGTTCACGATCGGCGCGAAGGGCGCGGTCACGGGCGGGACCGTGACGGTCGCCTCCGCCGCCGTGCGGAACCCCATCCCGGCGACCCCGCCGGCCACCGAGGGCCTCGACGTCTCGGGCGACGTGCAGCCCGGCGGCAGCGTGAGCGCGACCGCGAGCGGCTTCCAGCCGAACGAGTCGGGCATCCAGGTCGTCATCTACTCGACGCCGACCGTGCTGGCGCAGAACGTGACTGCGGATGCGAACGGCGTCGCCACCTGGACCGGCAAGCTTCCGCAGGGCCTCACCGGCACGCACACGCTCACCTTCCAGGGCTCGGTCGCCCGCGGCGCCGTGCTCGAGCTCGACGCCGTGCGCGCCCTCGCCGCCCTGCAGTGCACGGTCGACGACGCGACCCTCGTGTGGGGCTTCAAGGAGAGCTTCCGCGCCTACATCGACGGCTCGATCGCGAACGGCGAGTGGACGACCGTCGGCGACGACGTGAGCTACGCGACGCCCGACTTCACGTGGGTCGGCGGCACGGGCTCGACCGACGGCGAGAAGGCGCTCGACCTCGCGTTCGCGGGCGGCATCCGCTTCACGGGCCACGGCGGCATCCTCGACACGACGGTCGAGAACCCGCGCATCGTGATCGACGGCGACAGCGCCCTGCTCATCGTCGACATCCACGGCACGACCCAGACGGGCGAGGCGGTCGACCAGGCCGACGTCGAGTTCGGCGAGCTCGACCTCGCGGATGCCACGGTGACGCGCGACGGCGACACCCTCACGTGGACCGCGGTGCCGGCGACGCTCACCGAGTCGGGCTCGGCCGCGTTCGGCACCTACCCCGCCGGGGAGGCGCTCGACCCGCTCACGATCGTCGCGACGGTCGACTCCGGGTGCGGCGAGCCCCTCGAGACGCCCGAGGCCACGCCGAGCGAGTCGGATAAGGCCGATCCCGCCTCGGATGCCGGCTGGCCCGTCTGGGCGACCGTGCTGATCGCGCTCCTCGCGGCGATCCTCGTGCTGCTCGTCGTGATCCTGGTGCGCCGCCGCAAGGCCTGA
- a CDS encoding SDR family oxidoreductase, producing MSTYAVTGSASGMGKASAERLRAAGHTVIGIDLKDADVVADLSTAEGRATAVAEVLERAGGTLDGAVLAAGLGPHPGRETLIAQVNYFGVVDLLTGWHDALAKAGEARVVVFSSNSTTTVPMVPEKTIRAFLAGDADKAIAATKRFKDNASAMVYAGSKIAVSRWVRRTAVLPEWAEAGIRLNAVAPGAILTPMVEAQLADPHQRGAIEAFPIPVGRHGQAEEVAEAVMFLLGPASAFMAGTVLFVDGGTDAYFRSDDWPKQVPLSGLRRYIRLGREYAAKKGVKPNF from the coding sequence ATGAGCACCTACGCCGTCACCGGATCCGCGTCCGGCATGGGCAAGGCGTCCGCCGAGCGCCTGCGCGCGGCGGGCCACACCGTCATCGGCATCGACCTCAAGGACGCCGACGTCGTCGCCGACCTGTCGACCGCCGAGGGCCGCGCTACGGCCGTCGCCGAGGTGCTCGAGCGCGCGGGTGGCACCCTCGACGGCGCCGTGCTCGCCGCAGGCCTCGGACCCCATCCGGGCCGCGAGACGCTCATCGCCCAGGTGAACTACTTCGGCGTCGTCGACCTGCTGACCGGTTGGCACGATGCCCTCGCGAAGGCGGGCGAGGCGCGCGTGGTCGTGTTCTCGTCGAACTCGACCACGACCGTGCCGATGGTGCCCGAGAAGACGATCCGCGCCTTCCTCGCGGGCGACGCCGACAAGGCGATCGCCGCCACGAAGCGCTTCAAGGACAACGCCTCCGCGATGGTCTACGCGGGCTCCAAGATCGCCGTCAGCCGCTGGGTGCGCCGCACCGCCGTGCTGCCCGAGTGGGCCGAGGCCGGCATCCGCCTCAACGCCGTCGCGCCCGGCGCGATCCTCACCCCCATGGTCGAGGCGCAGCTCGCCGACCCGCACCAGCGCGGGGCGATCGAGGCGTTCCCGATCCCGGTCGGCCGCCACGGCCAGGCCGAGGAGGTGGCCGAGGCCGTCATGTTCCTGCTCGGACCGGCCTCGGCGTTCATGGCCGGCACCGTGCTGTTCGTCGACGGCGGCACCGACGCCTACTTCCGCAGCGACGACTGGCCGAAGCAGGTGCCGCTCTCGGGGCTGCGCCGCTACATCCGCCTCGGCCGCGAGTACGCCGCGAAGAAGGGCGTGAAGCCCAACTTCTGA